Proteins from a single region of Desulfolutivibrio sulfoxidireducens:
- a CDS encoding autotransporter outer membrane beta-barrel domain-containing protein, producing the protein MTFRAVLCMVATVVLWSAPALAQTIYSVTNIADSGPGSLPQAVTDVNASGAAGTIRFDAGSSGDIALTTGLALTQQASLLNESGDDVTVAVSGAGNVTALQTTSLGQVGGSSDLVIEAVATGDNARGIYSTSFLTIGTLSETATVSAITAGQFAYGLAAEATVAITTLDGFVSASAEDWAVGISGADIAIAGIGETGMVRGQSATGNAFGLLASGAVTIGNMDGCILAQTDGSESYGIVSTGGSVTIGSIAESGLVVAMAGTDNASGISAQGAVTIENSLSGWVAGSTDGANATGIVSTGSSVTIGSIAETGIVWAIAGGDNASGISAQGAVTIENSLSGAVIAWTGGSNAYGIRSTGAWISIGSIAESGSIITLAAGNTAYGLYANSNVTITGHMDGDIAAQADTWAVGVRSANGNISIGYMTGSITATATGNLATGLWGENGVTIGFVSEDAAITAIAEGNAYGIHSNWTGGITIANNMGGTITATATGGNNAYGMLASNGSVSIASLSGAVIATAAGNSAFGIVTTGDLTMVGLLGGTITATAGGYTAMGLLVEGAIHGGDAATALPISGTISAQANGLAVAVGANGAMNLYVTGTLSGVDTSGGGDGYAIRAGTPDGIGGWTTGNANNTVVLGTGATLIGKADLGDGTNTLGLLGTGTAFNLFSGVTHLVAGDGLQATYWTLSPTAADAYTVDDATIHAGATLDVNENVTITGETVNGGTLVFDIGTGAIKDGAISGPGGVTKTGEGALILSGATTYTGTTLVAEGQLRLIQTLNSRSVGILSEGTLELDQNYTVQDTALVNGTLITPQLTVAQEATLSGTGAVVGNVIGNGVISPGNSPGTLTILGNLTLNAGSLLAMEITTFDNDTLAVTGSTAIYGGTLRLSVGSGIYRAGDSFTLVSSEQGITGDFDVVTVDSASPFLLFDVETGDDAVEATVLRLPYTIAATTRNAQGAAAGLFGATYAATTSMQILLGTIDFTSASEVARGLRQMSPEPYSALNETAFSSMRLFSDTIRDRAYARRSGGETLLTAVSAGNIGRLTQLASAAGVSDAGGGLDIKGTGTGMALFVKPVGQYQSFDNGHNRTGFQSWQYGVMAGGDAQVTDNFLAGFQVGYVHSDLRFKDDATSTGYADAFLGGVYASATAGGFYADGLVQAGAAVNHLDRRIEFGSISRQPTGKYTSFLFGASLSTGYEWTFGNFQAGPVGTLDYGYVSNPGFAESDPDLGLTVQGFTGNSLKTGLGAKISGTFTAGETTTISPDVALRWGHEFLNSSRSIEARYNGSPTSGFLSRTGDAARDTLLVDAGVSFGVSESTKLYVRYSGEFLAQGSRTQAGAVGVRYEF; encoded by the coding sequence GTGACTTTTCGCGCCGTGTTGTGCATGGTCGCGACCGTGGTGTTATGGTCCGCGCCGGCCCTGGCCCAGACCATCTATTCCGTCACCAACATTGCCGACTCCGGACCAGGGTCGCTGCCCCAGGCGGTCACCGACGTGAACGCCTCGGGCGCGGCCGGTACGATCCGCTTCGACGCCGGATCCTCGGGGGACATCGCCCTGACGACCGGGCTGGCCCTGACCCAGCAGGCCTCCCTGCTTAACGAATCCGGCGATGACGTGACGGTCGCCGTCTCGGGAGCGGGAAACGTCACCGCGCTCCAGACAACGTCTTTGGGCCAGGTGGGGGGCTCATCGGACCTCGTCATCGAGGCCGTCGCCACCGGAGACAACGCCCGGGGGATATATTCCACTTCCTTTCTGACCATCGGCACCCTCTCCGAAACCGCCACAGTGTCGGCCATCACCGCGGGCCAGTTCGCCTACGGTCTGGCGGCCGAGGCCACAGTGGCGATCACGACCCTTGACGGCTTCGTCTCGGCCAGTGCCGAGGACTGGGCCGTGGGCATCTCCGGGGCGGATATCGCCATCGCGGGCATCGGCGAAACGGGCATGGTGCGCGGCCAGTCCGCGACCGGCAACGCCTTCGGCCTGCTGGCCTCTGGGGCGGTGACCATCGGGAACATGGATGGGTGCATCCTGGCCCAGACTGACGGATCGGAGTCCTACGGGATTGTTTCCACCGGGGGATCGGTCACCATCGGTTCCATCGCCGAAAGCGGGCTCGTCGTGGCCATGGCCGGAACGGACAACGCCTCGGGCATCAGCGCCCAGGGCGCCGTCACCATAGAAAACAGCCTGTCCGGGTGGGTCGCGGGCAGTACCGACGGTGCGAACGCCACCGGGATCGTTTCCACCGGGAGTTCGGTCACCATCGGTTCCATCGCCGAAACCGGGATCGTCTGGGCCATAGCCGGAGGGGACAACGCCTCGGGCATCAGCGCCCAGGGTGCCGTCACCATAGAAAACAGCCTGTCAGGGGCCGTTATTGCCTGGACCGGCGGATCCAACGCCTACGGCATCCGTTCCACCGGGGCCTGGATCAGCATCGGCTCCATCGCCGAAAGCGGGAGCATCATCACCTTGGCAGCCGGCAACACCGCCTATGGGCTGTATGCCAACTCCAATGTGACCATCACCGGACACATGGACGGCGACATCGCGGCCCAGGCCGATACCTGGGCCGTCGGCGTCAGGAGCGCAAACGGCAATATCTCCATAGGCTATATGACCGGAAGCATCACGGCCACGGCCACGGGAAACCTGGCAACCGGGCTGTGGGGCGAAAACGGCGTCACCATCGGTTTCGTGTCCGAGGACGCCGCCATCACCGCCATCGCCGAAGGGAACGCCTACGGCATCCACAGCAACTGGACCGGCGGCATCACCATCGCCAACAACATGGGCGGCACCATCACGGCCACGGCCACCGGCGGCAACAATGCTTACGGCATGCTGGCCTCGAACGGCTCCGTCTCCATCGCCTCCCTGTCCGGGGCCGTCATCGCCACAGCCGCCGGGAACAGCGCCTTCGGCATCGTGACCACCGGCGACCTGACCATGGTCGGCCTGCTCGGCGGCACCATCACGGCCACGGCTGGCGGCTATACCGCCATGGGCCTTTTGGTCGAGGGGGCCATACACGGCGGCGACGCCGCCACCGCGCTGCCCATCTCCGGCACGATCTCGGCCCAGGCCAACGGCCTGGCCGTGGCCGTGGGCGCTAACGGGGCCATGAACCTGTACGTCACCGGGACCCTTTCCGGCGTGGACACCTCCGGCGGCGGGGACGGCTACGCCATCCGGGCCGGCACGCCCGACGGTATCGGCGGCTGGACCACCGGCAACGCGAACAACACCGTGGTTCTGGGGACGGGCGCAACCCTGATCGGCAAGGCCGATCTGGGCGACGGGACCAACACCCTGGGCCTTCTGGGCACAGGAACGGCCTTCAACCTGTTTTCGGGCGTGACCCACCTGGTCGCCGGCGACGGGCTCCAGGCTACCTATTGGACCTTAAGCCCCACAGCCGCCGACGCGTACACTGTGGACGACGCCACAATTCATGCCGGGGCCACGCTGGACGTCAACGAGAACGTGACCATCACGGGCGAGACCGTGAATGGCGGCACCCTGGTGTTCGATATCGGGACGGGGGCCATCAAGGACGGGGCCATCTCCGGCCCGGGCGGGGTGACCAAGACCGGCGAGGGCGCGTTGATCCTCTCCGGGGCCACCACCTACACCGGCACGACCCTGGTGGCCGAGGGGCAACTGCGCCTCATCCAGACCCTGAATTCCCGGTCCGTGGGCATTCTCTCCGAGGGCACCCTGGAACTGGACCAGAACTACACTGTCCAGGACACGGCCCTGGTCAACGGCACGCTCATCACCCCGCAATTGACCGTGGCCCAGGAGGCCACGCTTTCCGGAACCGGCGCGGTCGTCGGCAACGTCATCGGCAACGGCGTGATCTCTCCGGGAAATTCCCCCGGAACCCTGACCATCCTCGGCAACCTGACCTTGAATGCGGGAAGCCTGCTGGCCATGGAGATCACGACCTTTGACAACGATACCCTGGCGGTCACCGGGTCCACGGCCATTTATGGCGGCACGCTACGCCTGTCCGTGGGAAGCGGCATCTACAGGGCCGGGGACAGCTTCACCCTGGTGTCCTCCGAGCAGGGCATCACCGGGGATTTCGACGTTGTGACCGTGGATAGCGCCAGCCCGTTTCTGCTCTTCGACGTGGAGACCGGCGACGACGCCGTGGAGGCCACGGTCCTGCGCCTGCCCTACACCATCGCGGCCACGACGCGAAACGCCCAGGGCGCGGCGGCCGGGCTTTTCGGGGCCACGTATGCGGCCACGACGTCCATGCAAATCCTGCTCGGGACCATCGACTTCACCTCGGCCAGCGAGGTGGCCCGGGGCCTGCGGCAGATGTCGCCCGAGCCCTACAGCGCGCTCAATGAAACCGCGTTTTCATCCATGCGCCTTTTCTCGGACACCATCCGGGATCGGGCCTATGCCCGTCGAAGCGGCGGCGAGACGTTGTTGACGGCGGTCAGCGCCGGCAACATCGGCCGGCTGACCCAGCTCGCCTCGGCGGCCGGGGTTTCCGATGCCGGGGGCGGCCTGGACATCAAGGGAACCGGCACGGGCATGGCCCTGTTCGTCAAGCCTGTGGGCCAGTACCAGAGCTTCGACAACGGACACAACCGCACCGGGTTCCAGTCCTGGCAGTACGGGGTCATGGCCGGCGGCGACGCCCAGGTCACGGACAATTTCCTGGCCGGGTTCCAGGTGGGCTACGTGCACTCCGACCTGCGCTTCAAGGACGACGCCACGTCCACGGGCTACGCCGACGCCTTTTTGGGCGGCGTCTACGCCTCGGCCACGGCCGGCGGGTTCTACGCCGACGGGCTGGTCCAGGCCGGCGCGGCGGTCAACCATCTGGATCGCAGGATCGAGTTCGGGAGCATCTCCCGGCAGCCCACGGGCAAGTACACCTCGTTTCTGTTCGGGGCCTCGCTGTCCACGGGCTACGAATGGACCTTCGGGAACTTTCAGGCCGGCCCGGTGGGCACCCTCGATTACGGCTACGTCTCCAACCCGGGGTTTGCGGAATCCGACCCGGACCTGGGGCTGACCGTACAGGGCTTTACCGGCAATTCCCTCAAGACCGGGCTTGGGGCCAAGATCTCGGGGACGTTCACGGCCGGGGAGACCACGACCATAAGCCCGGATGTGGCGCTTCGGTGGGGACACGAGTTTTTGAATTCATCTAGGAGCATCGAGGCGAGGTACAACGGCTCGCCGACCTCGGGATTTTTGTCCAGGACCGGCGATGCGGCCCGGGACACCCTTTTGGTCGACGCCGGGGTGAGCTTCGGGGTGAGCGAATCCACCAAGCTCTACGTGCGCTACTCCGGGGAGTTCCTGGCCCAGGGCAGCCGGACCCAGGCCGGGGCCGTGGGGGTGCGGTATGAGTTTTAA
- a CDS encoding autotransporter-associated beta strand repeat-containing protein encodes MASDGMGSYSELTIGTLSGDVSATATTGQAYGLYGVNNVKITGDLTSIGKITATAGQAAYGIYAAVDDIIISGRLAGDVEASAASAYGLYAGRGITISNGVAAAGSVTATGTTLALGIASNTLPLSIANGFAGSVTAEVTGVGAAYGLKGPGIGITGGLSGAVASTAAGAGQAYGLWAGSDGVSIDSVSSTGTVTATAGDSGYAYGLYGSSGDVSITGAMSGQITATAGDSGYAYGLYASSGNISVTSGMSGQITARAEMTTVSSSGNAYGLYADGGSISITGGLSGTVAATVGGAATSSGNAYGLWASAGITIDAVSSTGKITATSTTELGIAYGLYVDGGSISITGGLAGSVAAEGSTEAYGLRSDSSSISVIGALSGAVTAKTTSAYLGCAAGLYAATSISIGEVSGTIAATPAGTAVPGSIYAYGLHAGGNINGGDADTSLLVSGTISARAYGRAYAVYSASGAVNLYVTGALEGVNTHDSEAYAIYAGGSGSSVTLALVGDAATSLIGKVHLNGGSMTLLGANSADNLFEGVTDLVVGDGTTTTSWTLNPEAANRSSFTNLAIYANASLKINEFVSITSSIDNDGALIWDTVAGSTTYAGDLSGSGSLTKEGDHTLTLSGIWNSYSGTTTVSEGTLQANVARAFSANSAVNVASGATLDLNNFNQTIAGLSGGGLVALGSATLTVQNAVSYQYDGVISGTGGLTKTGAGTLTLAGVNTYAGATTVSGGTLRAGAADIIASSSGVSVASGAVFDLADYDQTITLLSGSGRVSLGSAIATTLTLNLGSADSTFAGVISGAGALTKAGSGTLTLSGANTYTGDTTVAAGTLSVTGSLDSMSVEVADGALFDMSPSANTTYAGVIAGAGDFQKSGTATLTLSGVNTYTGDTTVAAGTLSVTGSLDSMSVEVADGALFDMSPSANTTYAGVIAGAGDFQKSGAATLTLSGANTYTGDTTVAAGTLSVTGSLDSMSVEVADGALFDMSPSANTTYAGVIAGAGDFQKSGAATLTLSGANTYTGDTTVAAGTLRLGAANALPSQTTVVLADVAGAIFDINDFAVTIAGLSGGGDTGGEVDFGSGTLTIDTSLTSAFAGVISGTGNLVKTGSGTQTLSGDSTYTGYTLVPGGTLDVTGTLASQAYQVDSGATLTFHQNMTLTDATLINGTLNVPELTLFATGTLSGSGTITGDVESYGLISPGNSPGTLTIAGGTLSLDVAQAYYSAGQTFTLLTSAGGITGAFDTITIDDHSQFLVFTVDVGDTAITAGIGGSVSVTRLPYTIVGTSRNSMAAAAGLTGATLLATPSMQAVLATIDFTSLGEVARGLRQMSPEPYSAMNETAFSSMRLFSDTIRDRAYARRSGGETLLTAVSAGNIGRLTQLASAAGASDAGSGLDIKGTGTGMALFVKPVGQYQSVDNGHNRTGFQSWQYGVMAGGDAQVTDNFLAGFQVGWVHSDLRFKDDATSTGYAGAFLGGVYASATAGGFYADGLVQAGAAVNHLDRRIEFGSIAREPTGKYTSFLFGASLSTGYDWTFGDWKAGPVGTLDYGYVSNPGFAESDPDLGLTVQGFTGNSLKTGLGGQGLGHVRGGGEDDRQPGSGPALGA; translated from the coding sequence ATGGCCTCCGACGGAATGGGGAGCTATAGCGAACTCACCATCGGGACGTTGTCCGGAGATGTCAGTGCGACGGCGACGACAGGGCAGGCCTACGGCCTGTACGGCGTGAACAATGTCAAAATAACGGGCGACCTGACAAGCATCGGCAAAATTACGGCCACGGCGGGACAGGCCGCCTACGGGATCTACGCCGCAGTCGATGACATCATCATCTCCGGCAGGCTGGCCGGCGACGTCGAGGCCAGCGCGGCGAGCGCCTACGGGCTTTACGCCGGAAGAGGCATCACCATTTCAAACGGGGTGGCGGCGGCCGGCAGCGTCACGGCCACGGGCACGACGCTCGCCCTGGGGATTGCCTCGAACACCTTGCCTCTCAGCATAGCGAACGGCTTCGCCGGTTCGGTCACGGCCGAGGTCACAGGCGTCGGCGCGGCCTATGGCCTGAAAGGCCCGGGCATAGGCATCACGGGCGGACTGTCCGGGGCGGTTGCGTCCACGGCCGCGGGTGCCGGGCAGGCTTACGGCCTGTGGGCGGGCAGCGACGGCGTCTCCATCGACAGCGTCTCCTCGACCGGCACGGTCACGGCCACGGCCGGGGACTCCGGATACGCCTATGGCCTGTACGGAAGTTCGGGCGACGTCTCCATAACGGGCGCGATGTCCGGCCAGATCACGGCCACGGCCGGGGACTCCGGATACGCCTATGGCCTGTACGCCTCATCCGGAAATATTTCCGTCACAAGCGGGATGTCCGGCCAGATCACGGCCAGGGCCGAGATGACGACCGTCTCTTCTTCCGGGAACGCCTATGGCCTGTACGCCGACGGGGGAAGCATCTCCATAACGGGCGGATTGTCCGGCACGGTCGCGGCCACGGTCGGGGGGGCGGCCACTTCCTCCGGGAACGCCTATGGTCTGTGGGCTTCGGCGGGCATCACCATCGACGCCGTGTCCTCGACCGGAAAGATCACGGCCACGTCCACCACGGAGCTCGGAATCGCCTATGGCCTGTACGTCGACGGGGGAAGCATCTCCATAACGGGCGGGTTGGCCGGTTCGGTCGCGGCCGAGGGAAGCACAGAGGCGTACGGTCTGCGAAGCGACAGTTCCAGCATTAGCGTCATAGGCGCTCTGTCCGGCGCGGTCACGGCCAAAACCACCTCCGCTTACCTGGGGTGCGCGGCCGGCCTGTACGCCGCGACATCCATCTCCATCGGCGAGGTGAGCGGCACGATCGCGGCCACGCCAGCGGGCACGGCAGTCCCGGGTTCGATCTACGCCTACGGCCTGCACGCCGGCGGGAACATCAACGGCGGCGACGCCGACACCTCCCTGCTTGTTTCCGGAACCATCTCGGCCCGGGCCTATGGTCGGGCCTACGCGGTCTATTCCGCATCCGGCGCCGTGAACCTCTACGTGACCGGTGCCCTGGAGGGGGTCAACACCCACGACTCCGAGGCCTACGCCATTTACGCCGGAGGCTCGGGCAGCAGCGTGACCCTGGCCCTGGTCGGCGACGCCGCCACCTCGCTCATCGGCAAGGTGCATCTTAACGGCGGCTCCATGACCCTCCTGGGCGCCAACAGCGCCGACAACCTGTTCGAGGGCGTGACCGATCTGGTGGTCGGCGACGGAACCACCACGACCTCGTGGACACTGAACCCCGAAGCTGCCAACAGAAGTTCCTTCACGAACCTGGCCATCTACGCCAACGCCTCCTTAAAAATCAATGAATTCGTGTCCATAACCAGCAGCATCGACAACGACGGCGCGTTGATCTGGGATACGGTCGCCGGGAGCACGACCTATGCCGGCGACCTGTCGGGCTCGGGCTCCCTGACCAAGGAAGGCGACCATACCCTCACCCTCTCCGGCATCTGGAACTCCTACTCCGGCACGACCACCGTGTCCGAGGGAACCCTGCAGGCCAACGTGGCGAGGGCCTTCTCCGCAAACTCGGCCGTGAACGTCGCTTCGGGCGCTACGCTCGACCTCAACAACTTCAATCAGACCATCGCCGGCCTCTCCGGCGGCGGCCTCGTCGCCCTGGGTTCGGCCACCCTCACGGTGCAAAATGCCGTCTCCTACCAGTACGACGGCGTCATCTCCGGAACGGGCGGCCTGACCAAGACCGGAGCCGGCACGCTCACCCTCGCCGGCGTCAATACCTACGCCGGCGCAACCACCGTGAGCGGCGGAACCCTGCGGGCCGGGGCGGCCGACATCATCGCCTCCTCCTCCGGGGTGAGCGTGGCCTCGGGCGCCGTATTCGACCTGGCCGACTACGACCAGACCATCACCCTGCTCTCCGGCTCCGGCAGGGTTTCCCTGGGGTCGGCCATCGCCACGACCCTGACGCTGAACCTCGGTTCGGCCGATTCCACATTTGCCGGGGTCATCTCCGGCGCGGGCGCCCTGACCAAGGCTGGCTCCGGCACGCTGACCCTCTCCGGCGCAAACACCTACACCGGCGACACCACGGTCGCCGCCGGGACCCTGAGCGTGACCGGGTCGCTCGACTCGATGAGCGTGGAGGTTGCCGACGGGGCGCTGTTCGACATGAGCCCTTCGGCGAACACGACCTATGCCGGGGTGATCGCCGGGGCCGGAGATTTCCAGAAGTCCGGTACGGCCACCCTGACGCTCTCCGGCGTCAACACCTACACCGGCGACACCACGGTCGCCGCCGGGACCCTGAGCGTGACCGGGTCGCTCGACTCGATGAGCGTGGAGGTTGCCGACGGGGCGCTGTTCGACATGAGCCCTTCGGCGAACACGACCTATGCCGGGGTGATCGCCGGGGCCGGAGATTTCCAGAAGTCCGGCGCGGCCACCCTGACCCTCTCCGGCGCAAACACCTACACCGGCGACACCACGGTCGCCGCCGGGACCCTGAGCGTGACCGGGTCGCTCGACTCGATGAGCGTGGAGGTTGCCGACGGGGCGCTGTTCGACATGAGCCCTTCGGCGAACACGACCTATGCCGGGGTGATCGCCGGGGCCGGAGATTTCCAGAAGTCCGGCGCGGCCACCCTGACCCTCTCCGGCGCAAACACCTACACCGGCGACACCACGGTCGCCGCCGGGACTCTGCGGCTCGGCGCGGCCAACGCCCTGCCCTCGCAGACCACTGTGGTTCTGGCCGACGTGGCCGGGGCCATCTTTGACATCAACGACTTCGCCGTGACCATCGCCGGGTTGTCCGGCGGCGGCGACACCGGCGGCGAGGTGGACTTCGGTTCCGGGACCCTGACCATCGACACCTCGCTGACCAGCGCCTTTGCGGGCGTCATTTCGGGAACGGGCAACCTGGTCAAGACCGGGAGCGGAACCCAGACCCTTTCCGGCGACAGCACCTACACCGGGTATACCCTGGTCCCCGGGGGCACCCTGGACGTAACCGGCACCCTGGCCTCCCAGGCCTACCAGGTCGATTCCGGGGCCACCCTGACCTTCCACCAGAACATGACCCTGACCGACGCGACCCTGATCAACGGGACCCTGAACGTCCCGGAACTGACCCTCTTCGCAACTGGAACCCTGTCCGGCTCGGGAACCATCACCGGTGACGTGGAGAGTTACGGCCTGATCTCCCCGGGCAACTCCCCGGGCACCCTGACCATCGCCGGCGGCACCCTGTCCCTGGACGTGGCCCAGGCCTACTACTCCGCCGGCCAGACGTTCACGCTTTTGACCTCGGCCGGCGGCATCACCGGCGCGTTCGACACCATCACCATCGACGACCACAGCCAGTTCCTGGTGTTCACCGTGGACGTCGGGGATACGGCCATCACCGCGGGCATCGGCGGCTCGGTCTCGGTGACGCGCCTGCCGTACACCATCGTCGGCACCTCGCGAAATTCCATGGCCGCCGCCGCCGGACTTACCGGGGCCACGCTTCTGGCCACGCCGTCCATGCAGGCGGTCCTGGCCACCATCGACTTCACGTCCCTTGGCGAGGTGGCCCGGGGCCTGCGGCAGATGTCGCCCGAACCCTACAGCGCCATGAATGAAACCGCGTTTTCATCCATGCGCCTTTTTTCGGACACCATCCGGGATCGGGCCTATGCCCGTCGAAGCGGCGGCGAGACGTTGCTGACGGCCGTCAGCGCCGGCAACATCGGCCGGCTGACCCAGCTCGCCTCGGCGGCCGGCGCATCCGACGCCGGAAGCGGCCTGGACATCAAGGGAACCGGCACGGGCATGGCCCTGTTCGTCAAGCCCGTGGGCCAGTATCAGAGCGTCGATAACGGCCATAACCGGACCGGGTTCCAGTCCTGGCAGTACGGGGTCATGGCCGGCGGCGACGCCCAGGTCACGGACAACTTTCTGGCCGGGTTCCAGGTGGGCTGGGTGCACTCCGACCTGCGTTTCAAGGACGACGCCACGTCCACGGGCTATGCCGGCGCCTTTCTGGGCGGCGTGTACGCCTCGGCCACGGCCGGCGGGTTCTACGCCGACGGTCTGGTGCAGGCCGGCGCGGCCGTCAACCACCTGGATCGCAGGATCGAATTCGGGAGCATCGCCCGGGAGCCCACAGGCAAGTATACCTCGTTTCTGTTCGGGGCCTCCCTGTCCACGGGCTATGACTGGACCTTCGGGGACTGGAAGGCCGGCCCGGTGGGCACCCTGGACTATGGCTACGTCTCGAACCCTGGGTTCGCGGAATCCGATCCGGACCTGGGCCTGACCGTCCAGGGCTTCACCGGCAATTCGCTCAAAACCGGCCTGGGGGGCCAAGGTCTCGGGCACGTTCGCGGTGGGGGAGAAGACGACCGTCAGCCCGGATCTGGCCCTGCGCTGGGGGCATGA
- a CDS encoding autotransporter domain-containing protein — MGEKTTVSPDLALRWGHEFLNDSTTISARYNGSPTSGFTSRTGEPARDSLLVDAGVSFGVSEATKFYVRYSGQFLAQGTQTQAGAVGVRYEF; from the coding sequence GTGGGGGAGAAGACGACCGTCAGCCCGGATCTGGCCCTGCGCTGGGGGCATGAATTCCTGAACGACTCCACGACCATCTCGGCGAGGTATAACGGCTCGCCGACCTCGGGCTTCACCTCCAGGACCGGGGAGCCGGCCCGGGACAGCCTTCTTGTGGACGCCGGGGTGAGTTTCGGGGTGAGCGAAGCCACAAAATTCTACGTGCGCTATTCCGGGCAGTTCCTGGCCCAGGGGACCCAGACCCAGGCCGGGGCCGTGGGGGTCAGGTACGAGTTCTAG
- a CDS encoding IS5 family transposase (programmed frameshift) → MSIKSWEVSDAFWEIVEPLIPRPKRDGEKQYKRKVGGGRKPIAARTVFSAIVYVLRTGIQWKALPKEVFGSPSAIHRYFREWEQAGFFLELWQRGLSEYDDMEGIAWEWQSIDGCMNKAPMAKENSGRNPTDRGKKRGTKRHILVDGRGVPLSVVVTGANRHDVSQLKAVLANKIAEPIMDAESENLCADAGYAGEAPCKEMLAAGYKPHVRPRGEEQREKLENPSFKARRWVVEACHSWFNRFRKLTIRYEKLGATHLALIHLAAAIIALRKIKTKIIYG, encoded by the exons ATGAGCATAAAATCATGGGAAGTGTCGGACGCGTTTTGGGAGATAGTTGAGCCTTTGATCCCCAGGCCAAAGAGAGACGGTGAAAAGCAATATAAACGGAAGGTTGGAGGAGGCAGAAAGCCAATTGCGGCACGCACTGTCTTTTCCGCTATTGTGTATGTGTTGCGGACCGGCATTCAATGGAAGGCGTTACCCAAAGAAGTTTTTGGCAGTCCGAGCGCAATTCACCGGTATTTCAGAGAATGGGAACAAGCGGGCTTCTTTCTGGAACTTTGGCAGAGAGGCTTGTCCGAGTATGACGACATGGAAGGAATCGCCTGGGAATGGCAATCCATAGATGGCTGCATGAACAAAGCTCCAATGGCCAAAGAGAATTCCGGGAGAAATCCAACGGATCGAGGGAAAAAAAG AGGAACAAAGCGCCATATCCTTGTGGACGGGCGTGGCGTCCCGTTATCGGTCGTCGTCACCGGGGCCAACCGGCATGACGTCAGTCAGCTGAAAGCAGTTTTGGCAAACAAGATTGCGGAGCCGATCATGGACGCCGAGTCTGAAAACCTATGCGCGGATGCTGGATATGCGGGAGAAGCTCCTTGCAAAGAAATGCTCGCGGCCGGATACAAACCACATGTGCGCCCTCGCGGCGAAGAACAGCGAGAAAAGCTTGAAAACCCTTCTTTCAAAGCACGACGGTGGGTCGTTGAGGCCTGCCACTCTTGGTTCAATCGGTTTCGCAAGTTGACGATTCGGTATGAAAAGCTCGGGGCAACCCATTTAGCATTGATCCACTTGGCGGCGGCGATCATTGCATTACGGAAGATAAAAACCAAAATTATTTATGGATAA